Proteins encoded in a region of the Oscillospiraceae bacterium MB24-C1 genome:
- the rpsI gene encoding 30S ribosomal protein S9, which yields MYDSKPYLYGTGRRKSSVARVRVYPGSGSITINGRDIDDYFGLDTLKLIVRQPMALTDTLGKYDIICTVAGGGVSGQAGAIRHGLSRALLQVSDEMRPILKKAGLLTRDPRMKERKKYGLKAARRAPQFSKR from the coding sequence ATGTATGATAGCAAGCCTTATCTCTACGGCACAGGCCGCAGAAAGAGTTCCGTTGCCCGCGTAAGAGTTTATCCCGGCAGCGGCAGCATCACCATCAACGGCAGAGACATTGACGATTATTTTGGCCTTGATACCCTCAAGCTGATTGTTCGTCAGCCGATGGCTTTGACCGATACTCTTGGCAAATATGATATCATCTGCACCGTCGCAGGCGGCGGCGTATCTGGCCAGGCTGGTGCCATCCGCCATGGTCTTTCCCGCGCACTGTTGCAGGTTTCTGATGAGATGCGCCCCATCCTCAAGAAGGCTGGCCTTCTCACCCGTGACCCGAGAATGAAAGAGCGTAAGAAGTACGGCCTCAAGGCTGCACGTCGTGCCCCGCAGTTTTCAAAAAGATAA
- the rplM gene encoding 50S ribosomal protein L13, with amino-acid sequence MSTFLPKADGIKREWYVIDAAGKPLGRTATTVASILRGKHKPIFTPNVDCGDHVVVINAAKAVLTGNKLQDKYYRHHSGWVGGLKEVNYATLMKNNPEKAMMLAVKGMLPDNTLGRKALTRARIYRDANHNQEAQQPKAWNE; translated from the coding sequence ATGTCAACCTTTCTTCCGAAGGCAGATGGCATCAAGCGCGAGTGGTATGTTATCGACGCTGCAGGCAAGCCCCTGGGCCGCACTGCCACTACCGTTGCCAGCATTCTGCGCGGCAAGCATAAGCCGATTTTTACGCCCAACGTTGATTGTGGCGACCATGTTGTTGTCATTAACGCTGCTAAGGCAGTTCTGACCGGCAACAAGCTGCAGGACAAATATTATCGTCACCACAGTGGTTGGGTCGGCGGCCTTAAAGAGGTCAACTATGCCACTCTGATGAAGAACAATCCCGAAAAGGCCATGATGTTGGCCGTCAAGGGCATGCTGCCGGACAATACGCTCGGCAGAAAAGCGCTCACCCGCGCGCGCATCTATCGTGATGCTAACCACAACCAGGAAGCCCAACAGCCGAAGGCCTGGAACGAATAA